The Kryptolebias marmoratus isolate JLee-2015 linkage group LG9, ASM164957v2, whole genome shotgun sequence nucleotide sequence gtttgtttaacattaacattttccATGTTACTGTATGGTTAAGTTTGGTTTTGGGGATAATTGTGAGGCAGCATAGAACCAACAACGAACTGTttcaacaaatgaaaacaaagtgaaatgcTCATAAAGGTTTCTTTCCACACTGGAAATGTATTTCTTTCAGCTTATACACcttgaataataataatctgcatgtttgtttgattaGCTCTGTGTAGCCCATCACcgtatttagtttttttccttgttttcttgACTGGTAATGATGTGTCACATTGTTTCACTCCATTAGAGCCAgaatgcatttttctgtttgttttctgttttcttgcttcttttttcttaataGAAACACTATCTATTCAGCTAAAATCCAAGCCGAAGACAAAGATTaatgtgtgtctttgtgaagGCAGGAAAGGTTTACAGCCTAATGAAAGAAATTGTGCAATTTTTCAGGCCATAACGTAACTGTTATAAAATGATGAATGGGTAAACATTCAAAGTAGGAACAAattttgaaagaagaaaaaaatcaatgtaaTGTGTCTCAAAGGAACAACTTTGATGGTCTACATCTGGACCAAGAAAATAAATGGTGTAACTTTTAATAAAGCCGTCTCTTTCCTTGGATCTTCTCTAAATGGATTTTGATCTTACTCGTAACGTGCAGCGCAAAATTTTTACCGCTAGTACCATAGGACATACGTTAAACCTTTTTGATACATGGAAAATAAACTGCACAGTCACATGTGCTAAAAgacatataaatatatgtgtGAAATACAGTAAATGGATGCTATGGTGTTTTATTGTGGAAATGTTGCAATGCAAAATGTGAAAGTATCAGATGAGTCTTGGACAGTGTTTCCTCGGGGCAGTAGCCTGTTGGtatcagctgtgtgtgtgtgttcgggtCATTCTGGCAGATTTCTTCTCCACAGCTTGCCAAAGTGGAAGTGTTGCATTATGGATGAAGACCCTTACAATACTGCTGCTCAACGCTGTCAAAACCTGAGACGCtttcacttatttatttgacacaaaacacacacaggaggtAGGGGAATTTGATCCAAAGAAAAGGATATAAAGGGTCTCCAAACAACAGGTTCTAATGGTCTTACTGTTGACTCTGAAACTTCTGAGTGACTCTGTCTTCCAGGGCCACCCGTAACTCTGTTTTCtattggaaaacaaaagaaaatattcattaaagATTTGTATATATGCATGCAGTTTATACATATCAAAATCTGCTGGGTTACTTTGATAACTCAGCTGCTGAGTCACAGcttgggttggtttgaccaaatattggtCAGAAACTTTGACCCAGTGCTTGGTTTGGAGATGAGCCTAGTTGGCTTTATGAATTACTTTACTTTGCTCTAAATATTGAGTTTGATTTCCTAAAAGCTAGCAAGTTAGCACCAATCTGATTAAGTTAAcccaaaatttgtttttttctttttaacttagTAGCTATTAGTAGCTCTAATCCCCAAATTAGTTTGGGGTCAAACTGATAACCCAATCTACAGATTGGGTTGTTTCTAACCCAGCAATTTTTAGTGTGCACTtaattatattataaaaatatagtttaatgCCAAATGTTAGCAATGCATAACATATTAGaacctaaaacctaaaaaaatgtgatcctgagtaaataaataattcatgtCAGCATTGTGCAACAACTGTTTAGTTCAGCATTGACAAAACTACCTCATATTGCATCAGCTGcatctgttttctctgtttttttgttttctacatcaTGTTACAACTGATGCCTCAGCAAACTCattagcagctgctgctcaaggttaagcttttttatttatttatttattttttttaccttgattTGCATATTGTTGAGCAGCACATCACGGTTCAACAGCTGGTTGTGCTGCCACCCCCAGCCCACCTCACCCACGTATCTCCGCCTGGGCAGGGGGGGGCGGCTGTGAGGTGCCGCCCGCCACAAATAACTCAGATCGGTCGTGGCCTCGGGAGAAGTGGCCCCCACACCAACATACAGGGGGAAATAATTTGATCTGGGTCTGTAGTCTCTGATTCCATCTGGACCTACACAGAGGCAGGAGgttaaaataaacccaaattgtttaaatacaAGTTGGAGTTTACaactaatttaaaatatgaaagaaatctGTTGTATTAGACGTGTAAAGTGATTTGTTACACCTGACTGATGCTTAGTTATGTTCAGCTGAACAAGCGtgagttggttttttttaccttatCATACATTCCACAGCTTATCTGCAGTACAAATGCCACAACTTTGAATGTACTCAAATTCTACTAAATAATGTTGTTCAGttgtttctttgtaaaacatttttattcacaccTTCAATTCTTTAAGCACAGTtacaaaaaggataaaaatgatGGTAGACCATCAGCTGACAGGGTTTGGTGTTCAGTTGATGTTATTAGATCACTTATTGAACACaagtaaaacaaatcaataaaaaagggATTGTAAATGTGGAACCAAGACAAGCAGTAAAACAAATATAGACAATCAGCGTGTAGTGTATTTTTCCAGTACATCTTGAGCTGTGATACAGTACAATGCAAACAGATTGACATGTTGTATATTTAAACATGTATCAGAAGCACACACAGGTAAAGAAGACTGTACCAACCGTACCTACCTGTAAAAATCATCCTCTGTCCACACTGCGGCTTCTCTGAAGTTGCGTGActgttttgcattatttttacttAGTTATACCTGGATCATTGCAGGTTAGAGGCGGGTTTATAATGGGCCCTGATGGTGAAACAACAGCTGACTGTTCTGTCCAAAGAGTCACGACTGGCTGGGTTACAGCTACCTGTTGTCATGGTGCCACTGCTTCAGGCCAGGTTACAGTCTATAAACAGAGCATGCTTCAGCTCttcagatagatagatagatagatagatagatagatagatagatagatagatagatagatagatagatagatagatagatagatagatagatagatctgAAATTATTTGATTaccattttagtcaaaaatagcattaaaaatgtgtattttacatGCATACTAATCTatattaaaaagcattttttaagcTTTACCTAACAATAGTTTTTAGCTTACCTACAACAATACTTTGTATGCCATTTTTATGTTATGATAAGGCAAAACTGTAAGTACAGTAAgttgttttacatcatttttttaatatttgcatgTGTAATTCCCTGCCACGTCACTTGGTGGAACCAAAGTACCACTTTTGCCACATTATAGCCCTAATTCCGTTCTTTGTGAAATGGACTCGCCCATTAGGAGCCTCCTCTTGTGACTACATTTCAGTCAAgtcaaatatataaaacaacagGCTCACAGGAAGTGCAACTGTctgaccttcaaaataaaatttcaggACAGACTATTGTAGAATATGGACAAAACAGCAGGTTATTGAAAACCCCTATCTTGCTACTTGtttgaaaaaacataaaacatttcataagaGTGTTATACTGTGTTGGAGCGCAGTGtagaaaacaattattttgcTAGTCTTTTTAATGTAAAGCTGTGTAAAtctgcaaaatatgtcatggtGTTTTGACAAATGAGTCTTCATTAATACCTAATGATAATTTGAAGTAATATTTTAGGGGGAAAAAGGTCCTGATTTCACGTGTTCGAGTTAAAATCGTAGTTCCATTAACgggttttagttttattttgaaaagcctcACAGGAAGTGCCGTCGTTCGCCCGTCCGGGCTTGATGACAGTGTCAGTCACCATGGTGGTGGCATACAACAGAACCCAGCCGCGGCGGCCAGCCAATGCTCACTTTTAGCCCCATGAAAACGTTAATATGAGGAGTTTTTTAAGTGACCCTAAGAGGGAAACTCTTTCAAAATGGACGCCAGGTTGCTGCTGACGGGATAGCCCGTTTAGCCGTTAgctcactttgttttgtttaccgGACCCTTTATGGAATTTCTTCCCGTCGCTAGCCAGAATGCTGAGGAGACAAGGAACGGCTTCACTCAACGCTGGCTTGTTTGAAGACACGTTTGTTTTTCACGGCTAGGAAAACAACTCAACGACACTGTCCGAGCCACGCTTTTGAGACAAGTTTTTCCTCCCCCTTGTCTTTCGCTCCTTCGCGCCgggtgctgttttttttggtttgggaGCCGGGGGTTCGGGGCTGGACGACAGGGACGCTCCGAGGAGGGACTGGTCGGCTGTCTGGCTCCAGTCGTGGCCTGGCTCCGCCGGGCACTCCCAGCTTCATCCGCAAGCTCCGGAGAAGAGCCGAGAAGGACAataggaggaggagggggctgtattttgaaaataaacccGGCCCTGGATTTCTACAAGCCTTTTTTTAAGGGATAAGGACCTGAGCAGCTTCCAGACGCCCGTCTCTGAGAAACAA carries:
- the LOC108236650 gene encoding uncharacterized protein C4orf45 — protein: MQNSHATSEKPQCGQRMIFTGPDGIRDYRPRSNYFPLYVGVGATSPEATTDLSYLWRAAPHSRPPLPRRRYVGEVGWGWQHNQLLNRDVLLNNMQIKKTELRVALEDRVTQKFQSQQKNTIDDSQEVSSKFRENN